A single Xylanimonas cellulosilytica DSM 15894 DNA region contains:
- a CDS encoding inorganic phosphate transporter: MEAALVVLVVALALGFDYTNGFHDAANAIATSVSTRALTPRVALVMAAVMNFAGALLGTEVAETIAKSIVALDHASTSTELTVVLCALVGAIVWNLITWWFGLPSSSTHSLIGGLVGAGMAGGLPIFWSAIVDKVVLPMVLSPLIGFVLAFAVMIGILWIFRNAAPARTHRRFRIAQTASAAAMALGHGLQDAQKTMGVIFLALLSVGWADPANGIPLWVKLAAAAAISLGTYSGGWRIMRTLGRRIIELDPARGFVAETVSAVVLYANAFILHAPVSTTHTITSAIMGVGATRRLSAVRWGVAKNIAVAWVLTIPASAAVAAAATWLVTVW; the protein is encoded by the coding sequence GTGGAGGCTGCGCTCGTCGTCCTCGTGGTGGCGCTCGCCCTCGGGTTCGACTACACCAACGGGTTCCACGACGCCGCGAACGCCATCGCCACCTCGGTGTCCACGCGCGCGCTGACGCCGCGCGTGGCCCTCGTCATGGCCGCGGTGATGAACTTCGCGGGTGCCTTGCTGGGCACGGAGGTGGCCGAGACGATCGCCAAGTCGATCGTCGCGCTCGACCACGCCTCCACGAGCACCGAGCTCACGGTGGTGCTCTGCGCCCTCGTGGGGGCGATCGTGTGGAACCTCATCACGTGGTGGTTCGGGCTGCCGTCGTCGTCGACGCACTCGCTCATCGGCGGCCTGGTCGGCGCCGGGATGGCCGGCGGGCTGCCCATCTTCTGGAGCGCGATCGTCGACAAGGTCGTGCTGCCGATGGTGCTCTCGCCGCTCATCGGGTTCGTCCTCGCGTTCGCGGTGATGATCGGGATCCTGTGGATCTTCCGGAACGCCGCCCCCGCCCGTACGCACCGCCGCTTCCGGATCGCGCAGACGGCGTCGGCGGCTGCGATGGCACTGGGCCACGGTCTGCAGGACGCGCAGAAGACGATGGGCGTCATCTTCCTGGCGCTGCTCTCGGTCGGCTGGGCCGACCCGGCGAACGGCATCCCGCTGTGGGTCAAGCTCGCCGCCGCCGCGGCCATCTCGCTCGGCACGTACTCGGGCGGCTGGCGCATCATGCGCACCCTGGGCCGCCGCATCATCGAGCTCGACCCCGCGCGCGGGTTCGTGGCCGAGACCGTCTCCGCCGTCGTGCTCTACGCCAACGCGTTCATCCTGCACGCCCCGGTGTCCACGACGCACACCATCACCTCGGCGATCATGGGCGTCGGCGCCACCCGCCGGCTCTCGGCCGTGCGCTGGGGCGTCGCGAAGAACATCGCCGTCGCGTGGGTGCTGACCATCCCGGCCTCGGCCGCGGTGGCCGCCGCCGCGACGTGGCTCGTCACCGTGTGGTGA
- a CDS encoding MarR family winged helix-turn-helix transcriptional regulator has product MITHESPAPVATPPPAETLYSALEELGRAQREAAAWMARRLDWPRAGVGVVRMLARCGPVQLTDVAARLRVDVSVASRQVGQLVDAGYVRRTVDADDRRARVLELTDEGHALVGELSARFSALFGEVFDGWTAADLTDAVDQIRRVAAAISTIRDLSHDDEEGTH; this is encoded by the coding sequence GTGATCACCCACGAATCCCCCGCTCCGGTCGCGACGCCACCCCCCGCAGAGACGCTCTACTCCGCCCTGGAGGAGCTCGGCCGCGCCCAGCGCGAGGCCGCTGCCTGGATGGCTCGCCGGCTGGACTGGCCCCGCGCCGGGGTCGGCGTCGTCCGCATGCTCGCCCGGTGCGGGCCGGTGCAGCTCACCGACGTCGCCGCCAGGCTGCGTGTCGACGTCTCGGTCGCGAGCCGGCAGGTCGGCCAGCTCGTCGACGCCGGGTACGTGCGCCGCACCGTGGACGCCGACGACCGCCGGGCACGCGTGCTCGAGCTGACCGACGAGGGCCACGCGCTCGTCGGCGAGCTCAGCGCCCGGTTCTCGGCGCTGTTCGGGGAGGTCTTCGACGGCTGGACCGCCGCCGACCTCACGGACGCCGTCGACCAGATCCGCCGGGTCGCCGCCGCGATCTCCACCATCCGTGATCTCAGCCATGACGACGAAGAAGGCACCCACTGA
- a CDS encoding RNA degradosome polyphosphate kinase, with product MDTSETRTRDEQGRFARAIDPELAAHIAEHIAEDAGATDHLPAPPDQAPLPTDRFADRELSWLAFNERVLELAEDPDLPLLERLRYLAIFASNLDEFFMVRVAGLKRRIAIGIAVTAASGQSPHEVLGGIGKAAHILMDRHAKVFAGDVQPALAAEGITIVHWDDLETREQDRLHKFFRKQIFPVLTPLAVDPAHPFPYISGLSLNLAVLVRNPVTGKEHFARVKVPALLPRFIAVDERGRPSDPAAGSAAQRPTSFVPLEEVIAQHLDHLFPGMEVVESHTFRVTRNEDVEVEEDDAENLLKAMEKELLRRRFGPPVRLEIAEGISPRIRDLLVRELGVSQDEVYELPAPLDLTGLTIIADVERPALHFPPFVPTTHRQLAEVESATATNVFVAIKRRDVLLHHPYDSFSTSVQTFLEQAAADPKVLAIKQTLYRTSGDSPIVDALIDAAEAGKQVLALVEIKARFDEQANISWARKLEEAGVHVVYGIVGLKTHAKLSLVVRQEADGLRRYCHVGTGNYHPKTARVYTDHGLLTCDPDVGQDLTRLFNQLSGYAPQSRFHRLLVAPRSVRAGLIERIEREADAARAGHEAWVKLKVNSAVDEATIDALYRASQAGVQVDLVVRGICALRPGVPGLSENIRVRSLLGRFLEHSRIYAFANSVGPAIGEGPETGPEVFIGSADLMHRNLDRRVEALVRITDEAHVAELLDLLEVSTADSTASWHLGPDDTWTRHHVDDEGKPLADLQAVLVRRHRRRRESAR from the coding sequence ATGGACACCTCGGAGACGCGCACCCGGGACGAGCAGGGCCGCTTCGCTCGCGCGATCGACCCTGAGCTGGCGGCACACATCGCCGAGCACATCGCCGAGGACGCCGGGGCCACCGACCACCTCCCGGCACCGCCCGACCAGGCTCCGCTGCCCACGGACCGGTTCGCCGACCGCGAGCTGAGCTGGCTGGCGTTCAACGAGCGCGTGCTCGAGCTCGCCGAGGATCCCGACCTGCCGCTCCTGGAGCGGCTGCGCTACCTGGCGATCTTCGCCTCCAACCTCGACGAGTTCTTCATGGTGCGCGTCGCGGGCCTCAAGCGCCGCATCGCCATCGGCATCGCGGTCACGGCGGCGTCGGGCCAGTCCCCGCACGAGGTGCTGGGCGGCATCGGCAAGGCCGCCCACATCCTCATGGACCGGCACGCGAAGGTCTTCGCGGGCGACGTCCAGCCGGCGCTGGCCGCGGAGGGCATCACGATCGTCCACTGGGACGACCTGGAGACGCGCGAGCAGGACCGTCTGCACAAGTTCTTCCGCAAGCAGATCTTCCCGGTCCTCACCCCGCTCGCGGTGGACCCGGCGCACCCGTTCCCGTACATCTCGGGCCTGTCGCTCAACCTCGCCGTGCTGGTGCGCAACCCCGTGACGGGCAAGGAGCACTTCGCGCGCGTCAAGGTGCCCGCCCTGCTGCCGCGCTTCATCGCGGTGGACGAGCGCGGCCGTCCCTCCGACCCGGCGGCGGGCAGCGCCGCGCAGCGGCCGACGTCGTTCGTGCCGCTGGAAGAGGTCATCGCGCAGCACCTCGACCACCTGTTCCCCGGCATGGAGGTCGTCGAGTCGCACACGTTCCGCGTGACGCGCAACGAGGACGTCGAGGTCGAGGAGGACGACGCCGAGAACCTCCTCAAGGCGATGGAGAAGGAGCTGCTGCGCCGCCGGTTCGGCCCGCCGGTGCGCCTGGAGATCGCCGAGGGCATCAGCCCTCGCATCCGCGACCTGCTGGTGCGCGAGCTGGGCGTCTCGCAGGACGAGGTCTACGAGCTGCCCGCCCCGCTGGACCTGACCGGGCTCACGATCATCGCCGACGTCGAGCGCCCGGCCCTGCACTTCCCGCCCTTCGTGCCGACGACGCACCGCCAGCTCGCGGAGGTCGAGTCGGCCACGGCCACCAACGTGTTCGTGGCGATCAAGCGGCGCGACGTGCTGCTGCACCACCCGTACGACTCGTTCTCGACGTCGGTGCAGACGTTCCTGGAGCAGGCCGCCGCCGACCCCAAGGTCCTGGCCATCAAGCAGACCCTGTACCGGACGTCGGGCGACTCCCCCATCGTCGACGCGCTCATCGACGCCGCCGAGGCCGGCAAGCAGGTGCTCGCGCTGGTGGAGATCAAGGCGCGGTTCGACGAGCAGGCCAACATCTCCTGGGCCCGCAAGCTGGAGGAGGCGGGCGTCCACGTCGTCTACGGCATCGTCGGCCTCAAGACGCACGCCAAGCTGAGCCTGGTGGTGCGGCAGGAGGCCGACGGCCTGCGCCGCTACTGCCACGTCGGCACGGGCAACTACCACCCGAAGACGGCGCGGGTGTACACCGACCACGGCCTGCTGACCTGCGACCCCGACGTGGGGCAGGACCTCACGCGGCTCTTCAACCAGCTCAGCGGCTACGCCCCGCAGTCCCGCTTCCACCGCCTGCTGGTGGCCCCCCGCTCGGTGCGCGCCGGCCTCATCGAGCGCATCGAGCGCGAGGCCGACGCCGCCCGGGCCGGCCACGAGGCGTGGGTCAAGCTCAAGGTCAACTCGGCCGTCGACGAGGCTACGATCGACGCGCTGTACCGGGCCTCGCAGGCGGGCGTGCAGGTCGACCTCGTGGTCCGTGGCATCTGCGCGCTCCGCCCGGGGGTGCCCGGCCTGAGCGAGAACATCCGGGTGCGCTCGCTGCTGGGCCGCTTCCTGGAGCACTCGCGCATCTACGCGTTCGCGAACTCCGTGGGGCCGGCGATCGGCGAGGGCCCCGAGACGGGCCCCGAGGTGTTCATCGGCTCGGCCGACCTCATGCACCGCAACCTGGACCGCCGCGTCGAGGCGCTCGTGCGCATCACGGACGAGGCGCACGTCGCGGAGCTGCTCGACCTGCTCGAGGTGTCGACGGCGGACTCCACGGCGTCGTGGCACCTGGGCCCGGACGACACCTGGACGCGCCACCACGTCGACGACGAGGGCAAGCCGCTGGCCGACCTGCAGGCCGTGCTCGTCAGACGTCACCGCCGGCGCCGGGAGTCCGCCCGGTGA
- a CDS encoding MDR family MFS transporter — MSTTTATAPTSAAGMTHRETLEALSGIILGMFVALLAATITSSSMPRIVSDLGGSQSSYTWVVTATLLAQTVSTPLWGKFADLFGRKLLVQIALVITVLSAAAAGFSQDIGTLIACRAVQGLGAGGLMALATILIADIVSPRERGRYMGLMGGVMAVSQVGGPLLGGVLTDSIGWRWNFFVGVPFAIAAIIVLQKTLHLPARPRRVAKIDYWGAALISLGVSLVLVWVTFAGNQFAWASWQTGVMVGAAVVALVAAVLVERVVDEPVIPLHLFKNRTFVLAVVGSIAVGVAMFGTAVFLSQYLQISRGKTPTESGLLTIPMVVGTMLAGVVLGRIISITGRYKGIMVGGGVVLIASLLGMSTIDSHTSFWLIGTYLFGLGISVGALMQNLVLAVQNTLDVKEMGAGTSTVAFFRSLGGAVGVSALGAVLASTVKSDIVHGLSKLGVSTDAMGVGGTVPNIATLPAPIAHVVQDAYSDGISELFLIAVPMAVIALVCVIFLKEVPLGQRSGIQQMLEENAAEQDAEPALASH, encoded by the coding sequence ATGTCCACCACCACCGCCACCGCTCCCACGAGCGCGGCCGGGATGACCCACCGGGAGACCCTCGAGGCGCTCTCCGGCATCATCCTCGGCATGTTCGTCGCGCTGCTCGCGGCGACCATCACGAGCTCCTCGATGCCCCGCATCGTCAGCGACCTCGGCGGCTCGCAGAGCTCCTACACCTGGGTGGTCACCGCCACGCTGCTCGCCCAGACCGTCTCCACCCCGCTGTGGGGCAAGTTCGCCGACCTGTTCGGCCGCAAGCTGCTCGTGCAGATCGCGCTCGTCATCACCGTGCTGTCCGCCGCGGCGGCCGGGTTCTCGCAGGACATCGGCACGCTCATCGCCTGCCGCGCCGTGCAGGGCCTGGGCGCGGGCGGCCTGATGGCGCTGGCCACGATCCTGATCGCCGACATCGTCTCGCCGCGTGAGCGCGGCCGGTACATGGGCCTCATGGGCGGCGTCATGGCCGTCTCGCAGGTGGGCGGCCCGCTGCTCGGCGGCGTGCTGACCGACTCGATCGGCTGGCGCTGGAACTTCTTCGTCGGCGTCCCGTTCGCGATCGCCGCGATCATCGTGCTCCAGAAGACGCTGCACCTGCCGGCCCGGCCCCGCCGCGTCGCGAAGATCGACTACTGGGGCGCCGCGCTCATCTCGCTGGGCGTCTCCCTGGTCCTCGTGTGGGTCACGTTCGCCGGGAACCAGTTCGCGTGGGCCTCGTGGCAGACGGGCGTCATGGTCGGCGCCGCCGTCGTCGCGCTCGTGGCCGCCGTGCTCGTCGAGCGCGTCGTCGACGAGCCGGTCATCCCGCTGCACCTGTTCAAGAACCGCACCTTCGTGCTCGCCGTCGTCGGCTCCATCGCCGTGGGCGTCGCGATGTTCGGCACCGCCGTCTTCCTGTCGCAGTACCTGCAGATCTCCCGCGGCAAGACGCCGACGGAGTCCGGCCTGCTGACCATCCCGATGGTGGTGGGCACCATGCTCGCCGGTGTGGTGCTCGGCCGGATCATCTCGATCACAGGCCGCTACAAGGGGATCATGGTCGGCGGCGGCGTCGTCCTCATCGCCTCGCTGCTCGGCATGAGCACGATCGACTCCCACACGAGCTTCTGGCTGATCGGCACCTACCTGTTCGGGCTGGGCATCTCCGTCGGCGCGCTCATGCAGAACCTGGTGCTCGCGGTGCAGAACACGCTCGACGTCAAGGAGATGGGCGCCGGCACCTCGACGGTGGCGTTCTTCCGGTCGCTCGGCGGCGCCGTGGGCGTCTCCGCGCTCGGCGCGGTGCTCGCGTCCACGGTCAAGTCCGACATCGTCCACGGGCTCTCGAAGCTCGGGGTCTCCACCGACGCGATGGGCGTGGGCGGCACCGTCCCGAACATCGCGACGCTGCCCGCCCCGATCGCTCACGTGGTGCAGGACGCCTACTCCGACGGCATCTCGGAGCTGTTCCTCATCGCGGTGCCGATGGCCGTGATCGCCCTGGTCTGCGTGATCTTCCTCAAGGAGGTCCCGCTCGGCCAACGTTCGGGCATCCAGCAGATGCTCGAGGAGAACGCGGCGGAGCAGGACGCGGAACCCGCGCTCGCCTCGCACTGA
- a CDS encoding DEAD/DEAH box helicase yields MNFTDLGLPMPVVASLAERGITSPFPIQAASLPDSLAGKDVLGRGRTGSGKTVAFALPVVTRLAGGRRAPRRPRALILAPTRELALQIDATTAPLAKVMGLRTTVVFGGVAQSRQVTALDAGVDILIACPGRLEDLLNQRLLTLDGIEITVLDEADHMADLGFLPGVKRLMDRTPTKGQRLLFSATLDNGVDVLVKRYLHQPVTHSVDEAAAPPPLMTHHVLAVADAAAKRDVVRQLAAGTGRRVLFMRTKHHAKKLAKQLTLDGVPAVDLHGNLGQGARERNLAAFTSGDVKVLVATDIAARGIHVDDIELVVHVDPPAEHKAYLHRSGRTARAGSGGDVVTIMLPEQRKDVADLTRKAKITAQPQPVVPGDRTVTALVGEAAAPVITPEIRQARARADATRTAQERARTGASGTSSSSRTAPSARAGRSGAASSTRAASPSGRASSGTTSSGSASSGPSSPGAPASSRTSTSSSSSRRGGRGRRPGNRSGDRAVARFGGAS; encoded by the coding sequence ATGAACTTCACCGACCTCGGTCTGCCCATGCCCGTCGTCGCCTCCCTCGCGGAGCGCGGCATCACCTCCCCCTTCCCCATCCAGGCGGCCTCGCTGCCCGACTCCCTCGCCGGCAAGGACGTGCTCGGCCGTGGCCGCACCGGTTCCGGCAAGACGGTCGCGTTCGCGCTGCCCGTCGTCACCCGCCTGGCCGGTGGCCGCCGCGCGCCCCGCCGCCCGCGTGCCCTGATCCTCGCGCCGACCCGCGAGCTCGCGCTCCAGATCGACGCCACGACGGCGCCCCTGGCCAAGGTCATGGGCCTGCGCACGACCGTGGTGTTCGGCGGCGTCGCGCAGTCGCGCCAGGTCACCGCGCTCGATGCGGGCGTCGACATCCTCATCGCCTGCCCCGGGCGCCTGGAGGACCTGCTCAACCAGAGGCTCCTCACGCTCGACGGCATCGAGATCACGGTGCTCGACGAGGCCGACCACATGGCCGACCTCGGCTTCCTGCCGGGCGTCAAGCGCCTCATGGACCGGACGCCGACGAAGGGTCAGCGCCTGCTGTTCTCCGCGACGCTCGACAACGGCGTCGACGTGCTGGTCAAGCGCTACCTGCACCAGCCCGTCACGCACTCGGTCGACGAGGCCGCCGCGCCGCCGCCGCTGATGACGCACCACGTGCTCGCGGTCGCCGACGCCGCGGCCAAGCGCGACGTCGTGCGCCAGCTCGCCGCGGGCACCGGCCGCCGCGTGCTGTTCATGCGCACCAAGCACCACGCCAAGAAGCTCGCCAAGCAGCTCACGCTCGACGGCGTCCCCGCGGTCGACCTGCACGGCAACCTGGGCCAGGGGGCGCGCGAGCGCAACCTCGCCGCGTTCACCTCGGGTGACGTCAAGGTGCTGGTCGCCACCGACATCGCCGCGCGCGGCATCCACGTCGACGACATCGAGCTCGTCGTGCACGTGGACCCGCCGGCCGAGCACAAGGCATACCTGCACCGCTCCGGCCGCACGGCCCGCGCGGGCTCGGGCGGCGACGTCGTCACGATCATGCTCCCGGAGCAGCGCAAGGACGTCGCGGACCTGACCCGCAAGGCCAAGATCACGGCTCAGCCGCAGCCCGTCGTCCCCGGCGACCGCACCGTGACCGCCCTCGTGGGCGAGGCCGCGGCGCCCGTCATCACCCCGGAGATCCGCCAGGCGCGCGCCCGGGCCGACGCGACGCGCACCGCGCAGGAGCGCGCCCGCACCGGGGCGTCGGGCACCTCGTCGTCTTCCCGCACGGCGCCGTCGGCCCGCGCCGGGCGGTCGGGTGCAGCGTCGTCCACTCGCGCTGCGTCGCCGTCCGGCCGTGCGTCGTCGGGCACCACGTCGTCGGGCAGTGCCTCGTCGGGCCCGTCGTCGCCGGGCGCTCCGGCGTCGTCGCGGACCTCCACCTCGTCCTCCTCCTCGCGGCGCGGCGGCCGGGGCCGCCGCCCCGGGAACAGGTCGGGTGATCGCGCGGTTGCCCGCTTCGGAGGTGCGTCATGA
- a CDS encoding RidA family protein translates to MSTDLTPRPVNPASLPAPSGYSHGTLSGNTLHLGGQTALDANMRIVPGGIVEQFRQAFGNVLTTLRAAGGVPEDLVSITIYLTDIPDYQAHGREIGAAWRELAGPVYPAMAGIGTTRLWQPEALIEIAGVAVIPDERLVTPTP, encoded by the coding sequence ATGAGCACGGACCTGACTCCCCGGCCGGTCAACCCGGCCTCGCTGCCCGCACCGAGCGGGTACTCCCACGGCACGCTGAGCGGCAACACGCTCCACCTCGGCGGCCAGACCGCCCTCGACGCGAACATGCGGATCGTCCCCGGCGGCATCGTCGAGCAGTTCCGGCAGGCGTTCGGCAACGTGCTCACGACGCTGCGCGCCGCCGGCGGCGTGCCCGAGGACCTCGTGTCGATCACGATCTACCTGACCGACATCCCCGACTACCAGGCACACGGCCGCGAGATCGGCGCCGCCTGGCGGGAGCTGGCCGGTCCCGTCTACCCGGCGATGGCCGGCATCGGCACCACCCGCCTGTGGCAGCCCGAGGCCCTCATCGAGATCGCCGGCGTCGCCGTCATCCCCGACGAGCGCCTCGTGACGCCCACCCCCTGA
- the msrB gene encoding peptide-methionine (R)-S-oxide reductase MsrB, translating to MTDYEVTKTDDQWQAELDPQEFAVLRQAATERPWTGELLDEQRVGVYRCRACGNELFRSETKFDSHCGWPSFYSPLAGDRVELLEDRSLGMARTEVRCARCGSHLGHVFDDAPQTPTGDRFCMNSVSLTFEQA from the coding sequence ATGACGGACTACGAAGTCACGAAGACCGACGACCAGTGGCAGGCCGAGCTGGACCCGCAGGAGTTCGCGGTGCTGCGCCAGGCGGCCACGGAGCGGCCCTGGACGGGTGAGCTGCTCGACGAGCAGCGCGTCGGGGTGTACCGCTGCCGGGCGTGCGGCAACGAGCTGTTCCGCAGCGAGACCAAGTTCGACTCCCACTGCGGCTGGCCGAGCTTCTACAGCCCGCTCGCGGGCGACCGGGTGGAGCTGCTGGAGGACCGCAGCCTCGGCATGGCCCGCACCGAGGTGCGCTGCGCGCGCTGCGGCAGCCACCTGGGGCACGTCTTCGACGACGCCCCGCAGACCCCGACGGGTGACCGGTTCTGCATGAACTCGGTGAGCCTCACGTTCGAGCAGGCCTGA
- a CDS encoding NUDIX hydrolase, whose protein sequence is MTARVAAVRTAGGLVWRVRGGRLQVLLVHRPRYDDWSWPKGKLEIGESHQAAAVREIAEETGKPVVLGAPLPSLRYRMPDGRWKTVTYWAARRSRTIDDFAALAARHPVPPVSEEEIDQTRWLDVAAATAKLTRRTDRKPLVALAEEFEQGRLPTHVVVIARHGKAMARSTWPGDEATRPLTPMGHAHAAAIVPVLAAYGVTRVVSSRWERCAATVAPYVQAARLKPWYSEHLTETEHERSPARVAATVRELLETPSSVVLCTHRPVLPTVLDVLGQHSRRSVADKLPSDDPFLDPGELLVAHVARTGKGPRVVAVEKVTPPLS, encoded by the coding sequence GTGACCGCCCGGGTCGCCGCCGTCCGCACCGCGGGCGGCCTGGTGTGGCGCGTGCGCGGCGGCAGGCTCCAGGTGCTGCTGGTGCACCGGCCCCGGTATGACGACTGGTCGTGGCCCAAGGGCAAGCTCGAGATCGGCGAGTCGCACCAGGCGGCCGCGGTCCGCGAGATCGCCGAGGAGACGGGCAAGCCCGTGGTGCTCGGCGCCCCCCTGCCGAGCCTGCGCTACCGCATGCCGGACGGCCGCTGGAAGACGGTCACCTACTGGGCGGCGCGCCGGTCGCGCACCATCGACGACTTCGCGGCGCTGGCGGCCCGCCACCCCGTCCCGCCGGTCTCCGAGGAGGAGATCGACCAGACGCGCTGGCTCGACGTCGCGGCGGCCACGGCGAAGCTGACCCGGCGCACCGACCGCAAGCCGCTGGTCGCGCTGGCCGAGGAGTTCGAGCAGGGCCGCCTGCCGACGCACGTCGTCGTCATCGCCCGGCACGGCAAGGCGATGGCGCGGTCCACGTGGCCCGGCGACGAGGCGACGCGTCCGCTCACCCCGATGGGGCACGCGCACGCGGCCGCCATCGTGCCGGTGCTGGCCGCGTACGGCGTCACCCGCGTGGTCAGCTCCCGCTGGGAGCGGTGCGCGGCGACCGTCGCCCCGTACGTCCAGGCCGCCCGCCTCAAGCCGTGGTACTCCGAGCACCTCACGGAGACCGAGCACGAGCGCTCCCCCGCCCGGGTGGCGGCCACCGTCCGCGAGCTGCTCGAGACGCCGTCGTCGGTGGTGCTGTGCACGCACCGGCCCGTGCTGCCGACGGTGCTGGACGTGCTGGGCCAGCACTCGCGCCGCTCGGTGGCCGACAAGCTGCCGTCCGACGACCCGTTCCTGGATCCCGGCGAGCTGCTGGTCGCGCACGTCGCCCGCACGGGCAAGGGGCCGCGCGTCGTCGCCGTCGAGAAGGTGACTCCCCCGCTCAGCTGA
- a CDS encoding DUF47 domain-containing protein: MRLRLTPRDTTYFDLFTELAGHVVTGVGLLAELLGADKAERKSISARFVEAEHAADEATHAITKRLNQTFVTPFDRDDIYGLANALDDVVDSMEEACDLIVLYKLEELPKRVSEVIQVLQRCAELTAEAMPKLRTMETLNGYWVEIHRLENQADKLHRKLVAELFDNTTDAVTLIKLKEVVDILEEACDGFERVATMVETIALKES, encoded by the coding sequence GTGCGCCTGCGCCTCACCCCGCGCGACACCACCTACTTCGACCTTTTCACCGAGCTCGCCGGTCACGTCGTCACCGGGGTAGGCCTGCTGGCCGAGCTGCTCGGGGCGGACAAAGCGGAGCGCAAGTCCATCTCCGCCCGGTTCGTCGAGGCAGAGCACGCGGCCGACGAGGCCACCCACGCCATCACCAAGCGGCTCAACCAGACGTTCGTCACCCCGTTCGACCGGGACGACATCTACGGCCTGGCCAACGCGCTCGACGACGTCGTCGACTCGATGGAAGAGGCCTGCGACCTCATCGTGCTCTACAAGCTCGAAGAGCTCCCCAAGCGCGTCTCCGAGGTGATCCAGGTGCTGCAGCGCTGCGCCGAGCTGACCGCCGAGGCGATGCCCAAGCTGCGCACGATGGAGACCCTCAACGGCTACTGGGTCGAGATCCACCGCCTGGAGAACCAGGCCGACAAGCTGCACCGCAAGCTCGTGGCCGAGCTGTTCGACAACACCACGGACGCCGTCACGCTCATCAAGCTCAAGGAGGTCGTCGACATCCTCGAGGAGGCCTGCGACGGCTTCGAGCGGGTGGCGACGATGGTCGAGACCATCGCCCTCAAGGAGTCCTGA
- a CDS encoding MarR family winged helix-turn-helix transcriptional regulator produces MTHAPPAPDPTADPVGALERELRILVRRAASSAAQTARRVHPELDASAYPLLAHIHLNPGTRGSDLAAHFGVGRATVSRQLSRLAQLGLIHREVDPEDTRGQQITLTDDGEARFAAARDGRIDALGHALAEWDPADVAQLATLLRRYSESWVRWRDAHSTD; encoded by the coding sequence ATGACGCACGCACCACCAGCGCCCGACCCCACGGCCGACCCCGTCGGCGCCCTCGAACGCGAGCTACGCATCCTGGTGCGCCGCGCCGCATCGAGCGCCGCACAGACGGCACGGCGGGTCCACCCAGAGCTCGACGCCAGCGCCTACCCGCTGCTCGCGCACATCCACCTGAACCCCGGCACGCGCGGGTCCGACCTCGCCGCGCACTTCGGCGTCGGGCGCGCCACGGTGTCCCGCCAGCTCTCGCGCCTCGCGCAGCTCGGCCTCATCCACCGCGAGGTGGACCCCGAGGACACGCGCGGCCAGCAGATCACGCTCACCGACGACGGCGAGGCGCGCTTCGCGGCCGCCCGCGACGGGCGCATCGACGCGCTCGGGCACGCGCTCGCCGAGTGGGACCCCGCCGACGTCGCCCAGCTCGCGACGCTGCTGCGACGCTACTCCGAGTCGTGGGTGCGCTGGCGGGACGCGCACTCCACGGACTAG
- a CDS encoding cupin domain-containing protein codes for MSQTPTQAALKNLSVQRGDDLAQAPGQTRHARRISGVSKENTEVTDLWFGKVYTGPGEVSDPHHHGEAETGGYVFKGHGFIRFGERYEEIVYLAEGDFVYVPPFVPHIEGNLSRTEELVWMTTRTPDNIVVNLTDQDVADIEIAYVD; via the coding sequence ATGTCCCAGACCCCGACCCAGGCCGCCCTCAAGAACCTGAGCGTCCAGCGCGGCGACGACCTCGCCCAGGCCCCCGGGCAGACCCGGCACGCCCGCCGCATCTCCGGCGTCAGCAAGGAGAACACCGAGGTCACGGACCTCTGGTTCGGCAAGGTGTACACCGGCCCCGGCGAGGTCTCGGACCCGCACCACCACGGCGAGGCCGAGACCGGCGGCTACGTGTTCAAGGGCCACGGCTTCATCCGCTTCGGCGAGCGCTACGAGGAGATCGTCTACCTCGCCGAGGGCGACTTCGTCTACGTGCCGCCGTTCGTCCCGCACATCGAGGGCAACCTGAGCCGCACCGAGGAGCTCGTCTGGATGACGACGCGCACCCCGGACAACATCGTGGTCAACCTGACCGACCAGGACGTCGCCGACATCGAGATCGCCTACGTCGACTGA